One stretch of Marinobacterium iners DNA includes these proteins:
- the murU gene encoding N-acetylmuramate alpha-1-phosphate uridylyltransferase MurU, producing the protein MILAAGLGTRMRPLTLTTPKPLLSVGGKRLIEYPIERLVAAGVTDIVINHAWLGQQIEDYLQDGSRYGARIQYSPEIEPLETGGGILQALPLLCERGDEPFLVLNGDVFSTHPLHQLAQVAPAQGGAHLVLTDNPPWHPAGDFVLQASGQISEQGEPRLTFSGMSVLTPQLFEGVTETAFALAPLLRAAMARGRVNGERHQGWWEDVGTPERLAQLDQRLRNGRI; encoded by the coding sequence ATGATTCTTGCGGCAGGGTTAGGGACGCGTATGCGACCGCTGACCCTGACAACCCCCAAACCTCTGCTCAGCGTGGGTGGCAAGCGGCTGATCGAGTATCCCATTGAGCGGCTGGTGGCCGCCGGTGTTACCGATATCGTGATTAATCACGCTTGGCTGGGTCAGCAGATTGAGGATTACCTTCAGGATGGCAGTCGCTACGGGGCACGGATTCAGTACTCGCCCGAAATTGAGCCACTGGAAACGGGCGGAGGGATTCTGCAGGCTTTGCCGTTGTTGTGTGAGCGAGGCGATGAACCTTTTCTGGTACTCAACGGCGATGTTTTCAGTACTCATCCCTTGCACCAGTTGGCTCAAGTCGCGCCTGCTCAGGGTGGGGCACATCTGGTGTTGACTGACAACCCACCCTGGCATCCTGCAGGGGATTTTGTACTTCAGGCGTCTGGTCAAATCAGTGAGCAGGGTGAGCCACGACTGACCTTCAGCGGCATGAGTGTGCTTACTCCCCAGCTGTTCGAGGGGGTGACCGAGACCGCTTTTGCACTGGCCCCCTTGTTACGTGCAGCAATGGCGCGTGGACGGGTCAACGGTGAGCGTCATCAGGGCTGGTGGGAAGATGTTGGTACGCCAGAGCGTCTGGCGCAACTGGATCAACGCCTGCGTAACGGCAGGATTTAG
- a CDS encoding peptidylprolyl isomerase, with translation MALSKLRHPLAALLLLALPLTSVNAELLDRVAAIVNEDVVLESELEQRLELVTEQINARGEDTRLPPENVLKQQVLDRLILESIQTQIAQQQGIRVSDRQLNDALERIAQQNNMTLGQFREALIAEGQDYNAAREQIRREILLSQVQQSNVNRRISVSDQEVQNFLDSELGQQEIQAEFQLRNILIALPDGASPQMIQQAEEKSRDLYQQLQEGADFAELALAVSNAPNALQGGELGWRRESELPEPLAAAIGKLSPGQISQPVRTPGGFHILKVEDKRGGKVQLVNQVKVRHILLTPNEIRSPEQTRRLIDELYRRLQDGEPFDELARRYSDDAASGSQGGDLGWTQNGQMVPEFEQVMNSTDKGEISEPFQSRFGWHILQVQDYRTQDMGEEMLESQARNSIRQRKFSEELNNWLREIRSQAYIERKI, from the coding sequence ATGGCTCTTTCTAAACTGAGGCACCCCCTGGCGGCCTTGCTACTGTTGGCCCTGCCGCTGACCTCCGTCAACGCCGAGTTACTCGATCGTGTAGCCGCCATCGTGAATGAAGATGTGGTTCTGGAAAGCGAGCTTGAACAGCGGTTGGAGCTGGTGACTGAACAGATTAATGCCCGCGGTGAAGACACGCGTCTGCCACCCGAAAATGTCCTTAAACAGCAGGTGCTGGATCGCTTGATTCTGGAAAGCATTCAGACACAAATTGCCCAGCAGCAGGGCATCCGCGTCTCCGATCGTCAGCTGAACGATGCTCTGGAACGCATCGCGCAGCAAAACAACATGACGCTGGGACAGTTCCGCGAAGCACTGATTGCCGAGGGCCAGGATTACAACGCCGCTCGTGAGCAGATTCGGCGCGAAATTCTGCTTAGCCAGGTGCAGCAGAGTAACGTCAACCGTCGCATCAGTGTCTCTGACCAGGAGGTACAAAACTTCCTTGATTCAGAGTTGGGACAGCAGGAAATTCAGGCGGAATTTCAGTTGCGCAACATCCTGATCGCACTGCCTGACGGCGCTTCGCCCCAGATGATTCAGCAAGCCGAGGAGAAGTCACGCGACCTGTATCAGCAGCTGCAGGAGGGTGCAGACTTTGCCGAACTCGCACTGGCGGTATCCAATGCCCCCAATGCGCTGCAGGGTGGGGAACTGGGCTGGCGGCGCGAGTCCGAACTGCCTGAACCACTGGCTGCAGCCATCGGCAAACTGAGCCCTGGTCAGATCAGCCAGCCAGTTCGCACTCCCGGCGGCTTTCATATCCTCAAAGTTGAGGACAAGCGTGGTGGCAAGGTCCAGCTGGTGAATCAGGTTAAGGTACGCCATATTCTGCTGACGCCAAATGAGATTCGCAGCCCCGAACAGACCCGCCGCCTGATCGACGAGCTGTACCGCCGCCTGCAGGATGGCGAGCCCTTTGATGAATTGGCACGCCGTTACAGCGACGATGCTGCCAGCGGCTCGCAGGGCGGTGACCTGGGCTGGACCCAAAATGGCCAGATGGTGCCTGAGTTTGAGCAGGTGATGAACAGCACCGACAAGGGTGAGATCAGCGAGCCTTTCCAGTCACGTTTCGGCTGGCACATTCTGCAGGTACAGGACTATCGTACACAGGATATGGGTGAAGAGATGCTCGAATCCCAGGCACGAAACAGCATTCGCCAGCGTAAGTTCTCAGAGGAATTGAACAACTGGCTGCGCGAGATTCGATCTCAAGCCTATATTGAGCGCAAGATTTGA
- the gatB gene encoding Asp-tRNA(Asn)/Glu-tRNA(Gln) amidotransferase subunit GatB: MEWEVVIGLEIHVQLSTKTKIFSGASTAFGAEPNTQACAVDLALPGTLPVFNENALRMAVMFGLAVNAEIGKRSVFERKNYFYPDLPKGYQTTQLAEPIVGPGFIDIETDDGAQRRVRIHHAHLEEDAGKSLHEDFHGMSGIDLNRAGTPLVEIVSEPDMRTSKEAAAYARKIHAIVTTLGICDGNMAEGSMRCDCNVSIRPKGQEELGTRTELKNINSFRFIERAIDTEVARQIDLIEDGGRVVQETRLYDPEKNETRSMRSKEEANDYRYFPCPDLLPVIIDDSYIDAIRETLPELPDARRERFISEYSLSEYDAGVLSAYRPQADYYEQVVKLSGDTKLAANWVMGELAKFLNQNDTDIKDSPVSAEQLGGLLVRIKDNTISGNIAKKVFELMWSKGGSADEIIEAEGLKQVTDTGAIEKIVDEVIASADKQVEQYKAAEPDKRGKMIGFFMGQVMKATGGKANPGAVTGILKQKLDALCD, translated from the coding sequence ATGGAATGGGAAGTTGTTATCGGACTGGAAATCCACGTCCAGCTGTCGACCAAAACCAAGATTTTCTCCGGCGCCAGCACCGCCTTTGGTGCCGAGCCCAACACTCAGGCCTGCGCCGTTGACCTGGCACTGCCAGGCACCCTGCCGGTATTCAACGAGAACGCCCTGCGGATGGCGGTGATGTTTGGCCTTGCGGTCAACGCCGAGATCGGCAAGCGTTCGGTGTTCGAGCGCAAGAACTACTTCTACCCGGACCTGCCCAAGGGCTATCAGACCACCCAGCTGGCCGAGCCGATCGTTGGCCCGGGCTTCATCGACATTGAGACTGATGACGGCGCACAGCGCCGCGTGCGTATCCACCACGCCCACCTGGAAGAGGATGCAGGCAAGTCCCTGCACGAAGACTTCCACGGCATGTCCGGCATCGACCTGAACCGCGCTGGCACCCCGCTGGTGGAGATTGTCTCCGAACCGGACATGCGCACCTCCAAGGAAGCGGCGGCCTATGCACGCAAGATCCACGCCATCGTCACCACTCTCGGCATCTGCGACGGCAACATGGCCGAAGGCTCCATGCGCTGCGACTGCAACGTTTCCATCCGCCCGAAGGGCCAGGAAGAGCTTGGCACTCGCACCGAGCTGAAAAACATCAACTCCTTCCGCTTCATCGAGCGCGCCATCGACACCGAAGTGGCGCGCCAGATCGATCTGATCGAAGACGGCGGCCGCGTGGTACAGGAAACCCGCCTGTACGATCCGGAAAAGAACGAAACCCGCAGCATGCGCTCCAAGGAAGAAGCCAACGACTACCGTTACTTCCCCTGCCCTGACCTGCTGCCGGTCATTATCGATGACAGCTATATCGATGCGATCCGCGAAACCCTGCCGGAACTGCCGGATGCCCGTCGCGAGCGCTTCATCAGCGAGTACAGCCTGTCCGAGTACGATGCAGGTGTGCTGTCCGCCTACCGTCCGCAGGCCGACTACTACGAGCAGGTAGTCAAACTGTCCGGCGATACCAAGCTGGCAGCCAACTGGGTGATGGGTGAACTGGCCAAGTTCCTCAACCAGAACGACACCGATATCAAGGACAGCCCGGTATCGGCGGAACAACTGGGCGGCCTGTTGGTGCGCATCAAGGACAACACCATCTCCGGCAACATCGCCAAGAAAGTGTTCGAACTGATGTGGAGCAAGGGCGGCAGCGCTGACGAGATCATCGAAGCCGAAGGCCTGAAGCAGGTCACCGATACCGGTGCCATCGAGAAGATCGTTGACGAAGTGATCGCCAGCGCCGACAAACAGGTGGAGCAGTACAAGGCTGCCGAACCGGACAAGCGCGGCAAGATGATTGGCTTCTTTATGGGACAGGTGATGAAGGCTACAGGCGGCAAGGCCAACCCGGGCGCCGTCACCGGCATCCTGAAGCAGAAGCTGGACGCGCTCTGCGACTGA
- a CDS encoding DUF3530 family protein gives MKSAMGTRSLVNNAAIVPKLPTLFSTRTSNPLAAMQVSLDNQTMPIYLKLITFMLGTLIPFAFAQAQTETPGDDTAPARHSAGSLDGAELLLLQLEANAELISLELEETAFFLIFRPGVAPVPVGNLVIMPDTGVGAGWAEQGTAISRYLSAHGWNTLILQPPSPPNPALPKRTLPSMRAIRAGTTPDTPPTPQTETEPTQPGSEETAEATPEMPFADQVRQRLSLARTELQQRSHEDTEINVMLGIGSSAPWAAALAAELGEEWDLVMINPRPSEASEASLIELLPRIKGRIIDLYYLPLPGYPEAAPDAQLRRQLAIRTEMLDYHQSRLPGVFRGWQHEMPQLVRQLRGIMERILLAEPKVPESKQLPAPETQTAPGMRNPRPASGPGAV, from the coding sequence TTGAAATCGGCCATGGGAACTCGTTCGCTGGTTAACAATGCGGCTATTGTACCCAAGCTGCCGACGCTATTCAGCACCCGTACCAGTAATCCTCTTGCGGCCATGCAAGTCAGCCTCGATAATCAGACCATGCCTATTTATTTGAAACTCATCACATTCATGCTCGGCACTCTGATCCCTTTCGCCTTTGCTCAAGCGCAAACGGAGACCCCGGGCGATGATACTGCCCCTGCACGCCATTCGGCGGGTAGTCTTGATGGTGCTGAGCTACTGCTCCTGCAACTCGAAGCGAATGCAGAGCTGATTTCCCTGGAGCTGGAAGAAACTGCCTTTTTTTTGATTTTCCGTCCGGGTGTTGCCCCTGTTCCAGTTGGCAATTTGGTGATCATGCCGGATACAGGTGTTGGCGCAGGCTGGGCCGAGCAAGGTACGGCCATCAGCCGCTATCTTTCGGCGCATGGCTGGAATACGCTGATATTACAGCCCCCAAGCCCTCCAAACCCTGCTTTGCCCAAGCGTACGCTGCCAAGCATGCGGGCGATTAGGGCCGGCACAACGCCAGACACACCACCCACTCCCCAAACTGAAACTGAACCAACGCAACCCGGATCAGAAGAAACGGCCGAAGCAACACCCGAGATGCCTTTCGCTGATCAAGTACGCCAACGACTGTCCCTGGCACGCACTGAGTTGCAGCAGAGAAGCCATGAGGATACCGAAATCAACGTAATGCTGGGCATAGGCAGCAGTGCCCCCTGGGCGGCAGCCCTTGCAGCCGAGCTGGGGGAGGAATGGGATCTGGTGATGATCAATCCGCGTCCGAGTGAAGCCTCGGAAGCCAGCCTGATTGAACTGTTGCCACGGATCAAAGGCAGAATTATTGATCTATATTACCTGCCACTGCCCGGCTACCCGGAAGCCGCACCTGACGCGCAATTGCGTCGCCAACTGGCCATTCGCACGGAGATGCTCGACTATCATCAAAGCCGACTGCCCGGTGTATTCAGAGGCTGGCAGCACGAAATGCCACAACTTGTTCGCCAGCTACGCGGGATTATGGAGCGGATATTACTGGCCGAGCCAAAAGTGCCAGAGTCAAAACAGTTACCAGCACCCGAAACCCAGACCGCGCCGGGCATGCGCAACCCACGCCCGGCGAGCGGCCCCGGAGCGGTATGA
- a CDS encoding aminoglycoside phosphotransferase family protein — protein sequence MGQRLKQLSEWVQQQAAAQEMGVDAELQAVSGDASFRRYFRATGPEGSWIAVDAPPEHEDCEPFLAIAQAWHAQGIAVPRVIASDLELGFMLLEDFGDQLLLPQLSETTVEQHYAAAFEALRQIQRTTDQPALPPYDRVMLAREMALFPEWFLTRLLGLELQEEEYHLLGLVAKLLIESALAQPQVSVHRDYHSRNLMLIDDGRLGIIDFQDAVSGPVTYDLVSLLRDCYIDWPDEQVRFWVEAFRQRLKQDGLDVAEQGLFQQQFDLIGMQRHIKVLGIFARLWLRDGKAGYLDDLPRTFAYLYRVASRYEELAPFVRWLDRRVVPAFVAHPHFAGKQIERWWQ from the coding sequence ATGGGGCAACGGCTGAAACAGCTTTCAGAATGGGTACAGCAGCAGGCCGCTGCGCAGGAAATGGGGGTAGACGCTGAGCTGCAGGCAGTCTCCGGTGACGCCAGTTTCCGCCGTTATTTTCGAGCCACAGGCCCTGAGGGGAGCTGGATTGCCGTTGATGCGCCGCCCGAGCATGAGGATTGTGAGCCTTTTCTGGCCATAGCTCAGGCCTGGCATGCACAGGGCATTGCGGTACCGAGGGTGATTGCCAGCGACCTTGAGCTGGGCTTTATGCTGCTAGAGGACTTTGGGGACCAGCTTCTACTACCCCAGCTTTCCGAAACAACGGTAGAGCAGCATTATGCCGCAGCCTTCGAAGCGTTACGGCAGATTCAGCGTACAACCGATCAGCCTGCATTACCCCCCTATGACCGTGTGATGCTGGCGCGCGAGATGGCGCTGTTTCCCGAGTGGTTTTTGACACGTTTACTGGGACTGGAACTGCAGGAAGAGGAATACCACCTTCTTGGTCTGGTGGCCAAGCTGCTGATTGAATCCGCGCTGGCACAGCCACAAGTCAGTGTGCACCGAGATTACCACTCGCGCAATTTGATGCTGATCGACGATGGCCGGTTGGGCATTATCGATTTTCAGGATGCCGTATCGGGGCCTGTTACCTATGATCTGGTCTCGCTGTTGCGTGACTGTTATATCGACTGGCCAGACGAACAGGTGCGCTTCTGGGTGGAAGCGTTCCGTCAGCGCCTGAAACAGGATGGTCTTGATGTTGCGGAGCAGGGGCTGTTTCAGCAGCAGTTCGATTTGATAGGCATGCAGCGCCATATAAAGGTGCTGGGTATTTTCGCCCGGCTTTGGCTACGTGACGGCAAGGCTGGATACCTGGATGACCTGCCCAGAACCTTTGCCTATCTTTACCGGGTCGCTTCACGCTATGAGGAGCTGGCGCCGTTCGTGCGCTGGCTGGATCGGCGAGTGGTACCTGCCTTCGTGGCGCATCCGCATTTTGCCGGCAAGCAGATCGAGCGTTGGTGGCAGTGA
- a CDS encoding phosphoglycolate phosphatase — MRSLFNGELPACVMFDLDGTLVDSALDLTAAVDNMLQALGRKTAGEEKVRQWVGNGAPVLVMRALTGEMYPADDAIEPELFQAAFEVFLSAYTQSNGRYSKLYPGVEEVLLHLQHAGVLMAVVTNKPMAFTTPLLQALKIDHYFAQVLGGDSLPVKKPDPLPLRVVMETLGCQPEQALMLGDSRNDVLAARAAGCPVVCVSYGYNHGEPVENCSPDRVVDSFVELM, encoded by the coding sequence ATGCGCAGTCTGTTCAATGGCGAGTTGCCCGCCTGTGTGATGTTCGACCTGGATGGCACGCTGGTGGACAGTGCGCTGGACCTGACGGCCGCTGTGGATAACATGCTGCAGGCGCTGGGGCGGAAGACGGCTGGTGAAGAGAAGGTGCGCCAGTGGGTCGGCAACGGCGCACCGGTTTTGGTGATGCGTGCACTCACGGGCGAGATGTACCCGGCGGATGATGCCATCGAGCCGGAACTGTTTCAGGCGGCGTTCGAGGTGTTTCTGTCGGCCTATACCCAGAGTAATGGGCGCTACAGCAAACTCTACCCGGGTGTTGAAGAAGTGCTGTTGCATCTGCAGCACGCCGGTGTGCTCATGGCGGTGGTGACCAACAAGCCGATGGCGTTTACTACGCCGCTGCTGCAGGCGCTGAAGATTGATCATTACTTCGCACAGGTGTTGGGCGGTGACAGCCTGCCGGTGAAGAAGCCTGATCCGCTGCCGCTGCGGGTGGTGATGGAAACCCTGGGTTGTCAGCCTGAACAGGCACTGATGCTGGGGGATTCACGCAACGATGTGCTGGCTGCCCGCGCCGCCGGCTGCCCGGTGGTTTGTGTCAGCTACGGTTACAACCACGGCGAGCCGGTGGAAAACTGCTCGCCGGATCGGGTTGTGGACAGTTTTGTTGAGTTGATGTGA
- the djlA gene encoding co-chaperone DjlA, translating into MENLLQQLRRYRAGAITGGLIGLLSGGPLGLLIGGTVGFLIQRSLSGKLQAYNPQQLFFRGTFSVMGKVAKADGRVTENEIAFAREVMTRMSLSEARRREAIEHFTEGKQDDFDIAAVLRPLAIVLRQRPTVKLMFVEIQLQAAMADGEISPAEQAVLQQVFSELRFTQQEMELLMSRMRAEDAFRRHSWESHQQPGYNEAGLLADAYGVIGVSPEASDADVKKAWRKLMSQHHPDKLIAKGLPEDMVQLAKEKTQEIQAAYDRIKAARGMR; encoded by the coding sequence ATGGAAAACCTGTTGCAACAGTTGCGGCGTTACCGGGCCGGGGCAATCACTGGCGGTTTGATTGGGCTGCTCAGTGGCGGCCCTCTGGGTTTACTGATCGGCGGTACGGTCGGCTTTCTGATTCAGCGTAGCCTGAGCGGCAAACTGCAGGCGTATAACCCGCAGCAATTGTTTTTTCGCGGTACCTTCAGTGTCATGGGCAAGGTGGCCAAGGCGGATGGGCGTGTAACCGAAAACGAGATCGCTTTTGCCCGTGAAGTCATGACCCGAATGAGCCTGAGCGAGGCGCGTCGACGTGAAGCGATTGAGCATTTCACGGAAGGTAAGCAGGACGATTTTGATATCGCCGCCGTATTGAGGCCACTGGCCATTGTGCTGCGCCAGCGGCCGACCGTGAAATTGATGTTCGTCGAGATTCAGCTGCAGGCAGCGATGGCAGATGGCGAAATTAGCCCGGCAGAGCAAGCTGTACTGCAGCAGGTGTTTTCGGAACTACGTTTCACGCAGCAGGAAATGGAGCTGCTGATGTCGCGCATGCGGGCAGAAGATGCTTTCAGACGCCACTCTTGGGAATCGCATCAGCAGCCTGGCTATAACGAGGCAGGCCTTTTGGCGGATGCGTATGGTGTAATCGGGGTTAGCCCCGAAGCCAGTGATGCCGATGTCAAAAAGGCCTGGCGCAAGCTTATGAGTCAGCATCATCCAGACAAACTCATTGCCAAAGGGCTGCCGGAAGACATGGTTCAGCTTGCCAAAGAGAAAACCCAGGAAATACAGGCTGCCTATGACCGTATCAAGGCGGCGCGTGGCATGAGGTGA
- the lptD gene encoding LPS-assembly protein LptD → MPFNTRAAFKLTLAIAAAICTQSVQAQESNERLWSCNLTPSGEWDCEVNEALMQQQEGTPSASQATAETDSTTGQDTLQPSESSTADTTVTATTQKEAAAETGAESVSISTVSAAPPVTDTELRTGAPATIQWPEPAAATLRSKPIMAQTQIAATPTTSGDWSCVAVDGEWDCNRQSDTNGPRPGMAIAGSSAAMTGKPEWSCEADGNEWACQQVATQAPSQPAAQGARIATPANQAALDWYAYAPGEAPGACTGRYIEPEFAFLEDNRPFDQQPVYINALRSSTELGGITRLEGGIEIQRGGRLFTSASGEFDQGARVARLIGGVNYREKGLLLLSEQAEANMISGETRFDGAQYVMHEQHMRGSADNITRFGDRRILLNEGAITFCEPGSNAWQIAAESIELNPEAGRGVARHATFDVAGVPILYTPYLSFPIDDRRQSGFLYPSLGYSESNGIDIAIPYYFNLAENFDDTLTPRYIGERGLLLENEFRYMNRWSHSTLSTAWMSDDSRYNDSRWLFGVDHKGTPYDNLYSRIDFTRVSDDDYFEDLGTSLEVQRDDHLDQLFELRYLQPSWNLALRTESYQTIGGSTPYERLPQLLLTGHQNRLAGILDLSYQAEYTRFERDLDSIYAPAGDLAATVGDRVHLRPKLSLSLDRPWGFIRPAVTLWHSSYELENERNGALGGSQSITASIYSLDSGLVLERDFGLAESNYTQTLEPRLFLLHSDADEQPDSLIPRFDSSQLGFTYYNLFHETGWSGNDRVADTTQATIGLSSALYNDLGMEKLRVGVAQAQYFADREHAGRPGDNITGSTAGSSNLATLANWSITPSLKLSHDGEVDRDSYEFLEHNYKLSYLPGDKRLLYVSYRDSIEKDLNEGVKQLDVAFRWPLNKSWTSYGRWQHDLDNSENLETLLGVEYASCCWKMRLTGRSWVVDPNTVAQNQFETDTGVFLQFVFRGLGAFGQGSGREFLEDITGYDEDENGSF, encoded by the coding sequence ATGCCCTTTAACACCCGCGCTGCATTCAAACTCACCCTTGCCATTGCTGCTGCCATCTGTACTCAGTCAGTACAGGCACAGGAGAGCAACGAACGACTCTGGAGCTGTAACCTGACTCCATCTGGAGAATGGGACTGTGAAGTCAATGAAGCCCTGATGCAGCAACAGGAGGGCACACCTTCTGCCAGTCAAGCAACGGCGGAAACCGACTCCACAACCGGGCAGGACACCCTCCAGCCCAGTGAGTCGTCTACAGCGGATACAACTGTAACGGCTACCACACAGAAAGAAGCGGCAGCTGAAACAGGCGCAGAATCCGTCAGCATCAGCACTGTATCTGCAGCGCCGCCCGTTACTGACACAGAGTTGAGAACAGGCGCACCAGCGACCATACAGTGGCCTGAGCCTGCAGCGGCTACACTACGATCGAAGCCCATCATGGCTCAAACACAGATTGCAGCGACTCCCACCACCTCTGGGGACTGGAGCTGTGTCGCTGTCGACGGTGAGTGGGACTGCAACCGCCAAAGTGATACCAACGGTCCTCGCCCAGGCATGGCCATTGCGGGATCGAGTGCTGCAATGACCGGCAAGCCGGAGTGGAGCTGCGAAGCTGACGGCAATGAATGGGCCTGTCAGCAGGTCGCCACTCAGGCCCCCTCTCAGCCTGCGGCCCAGGGCGCTCGCATCGCGACCCCTGCCAATCAAGCCGCGCTGGACTGGTATGCCTACGCACCCGGTGAGGCACCTGGTGCCTGTACTGGCCGCTACATTGAACCTGAATTTGCCTTTCTGGAAGATAACCGCCCCTTTGATCAACAGCCGGTCTATATTAATGCGCTCAGATCCAGCACAGAGCTTGGCGGCATTACCCGGCTGGAAGGTGGTATCGAAATACAACGCGGTGGCCGCCTGTTTACAAGCGCCAGTGGCGAATTTGACCAGGGCGCGCGCGTTGCTCGCCTGATTGGTGGCGTTAATTACCGGGAAAAAGGCCTCCTCCTTCTGAGTGAGCAGGCCGAAGCGAACATGATCAGCGGTGAGACCCGATTCGATGGCGCTCAATATGTGATGCATGAGCAGCACATGCGTGGCAGCGCTGACAACATCACTCGCTTCGGTGATCGTCGTATTCTGTTGAACGAAGGCGCCATCACATTCTGCGAGCCTGGCAGCAATGCCTGGCAAATCGCAGCGGAATCCATTGAGCTCAACCCCGAGGCCGGACGAGGTGTCGCCAGGCATGCCACATTTGATGTTGCTGGCGTCCCCATCCTGTACACCCCTTATCTGTCATTCCCGATTGATGATCGTCGCCAGTCAGGCTTCCTCTACCCCAGCCTTGGTTACTCGGAAAGCAATGGGATCGATATCGCCATTCCCTACTACTTCAATCTGGCCGAGAATTTCGACGATACACTGACCCCACGCTACATCGGTGAACGCGGGTTGCTGCTGGAAAATGAATTCCGTTACATGAACCGCTGGTCACACAGCACTCTGAGTACAGCCTGGATGTCCGATGACAGTCGTTATAACGACAGTCGCTGGCTTTTTGGTGTCGATCATAAGGGCACCCCTTATGACAACCTCTACAGCCGTATCGACTTCACCCGAGTCAGTGACGATGATTACTTTGAAGATCTAGGCACATCACTCGAAGTTCAGCGTGATGACCACCTCGACCAGCTGTTTGAGCTACGGTATCTGCAGCCGAGCTGGAATCTTGCACTGCGTACAGAAAGCTATCAGACCATTGGTGGTTCCACCCCCTATGAACGTTTGCCGCAGCTGTTGCTGACAGGCCATCAGAACCGCCTTGCCGGCATATTGGATCTAAGCTATCAGGCCGAATACACACGCTTTGAGCGTGATCTCGACAGTATCTACGCACCGGCAGGTGATCTGGCAGCGACTGTTGGCGACCGTGTACATCTGCGCCCCAAGCTGAGTCTGTCTCTTGACCGTCCCTGGGGGTTCATCCGTCCGGCCGTTACACTTTGGCACTCATCCTATGAGCTCGAAAACGAGCGCAATGGCGCCTTGGGAGGTAGCCAGTCAATCACTGCCAGTATTTACAGCCTGGACAGTGGACTGGTACTTGAACGTGATTTTGGCCTCGCTGAAAGCAACTATACGCAAACGCTTGAACCTCGTTTATTCCTGCTGCATTCGGACGCCGACGAGCAGCCGGATTCACTGATTCCCCGGTTTGACTCGTCACAACTCGGCTTTACCTACTACAACCTGTTCCATGAAACCGGCTGGAGTGGTAACGACCGGGTAGCTGACACAACGCAGGCAACCATTGGTTTGTCCAGTGCCCTGTATAATGATCTGGGTATGGAAAAGCTGCGCGTGGGTGTGGCTCAGGCACAGTATTTTGCTGATCGTGAGCACGCGGGTCGTCCGGGTGATAACATTACAGGCTCTACTGCAGGCAGCTCCAATTTGGCCACTCTGGCCAACTGGAGTATCACGCCCAGCCTGAAGCTGAGTCATGATGGCGAAGTTGATCGCGACAGTTACGAGTTTCTGGAACACAACTACAAGCTAAGCTATCTGCCGGGTGACAAGCGCCTGCTCTACGTGAGTTATCGTGACAGTATCGAAAAGGATCTCAATGAAGGTGTTAAGCAGCTGGATGTAGCCTTTCGCTGGCCTCTTAACAAAAGCTGGACCAGTTACGGTCGCTGGCAACATGACCTGGACAACAGCGAAAACCTTGAAACCCTGCTCGGGGTCGAATACGCCAGCTGCTGCTGGAAGATGCGCCTTACCGGTCGCAGCTGGGTAGTTGACCCCAATACAGTTGCCCAAAACCAGTTTGAAACCGATACAGGCGTCTTCCTGCAGTTCGTTTTCCGAGGCCTTGGCGCCTTTGGACAAGGCAGTGGCCGCGAGTTCCTGGAAGATATCACCGGATATGATGAGGATGAAAATGGCTCTTTCTAA
- the rpe gene encoding ribulose-phosphate 3-epimerase: MADFKIAPSILSADFARLGEEVEHVLAAGADIVHFDVMDNHYVPNLTIGPMVCKALRDYGITAPIDAHLMVKPVDHMISEFLKAGASYITFHPEASEHIDRSLQMIRDNGCKSGLVFNPATPLHYLDHVMDKVDMILLMSVNPGFGGQKFIPSTLGKLRQVRQRIDESGFDIRLEVDGGVGIGNIAEIAAAGADTFVAGSAIFNTDDYAATIAQMRDELAKVAG; this comes from the coding sequence ATGGCCGATTTCAAGATTGCTCCTTCCATTCTCTCCGCCGATTTTGCCCGTCTGGGGGAAGAGGTTGAACACGTACTGGCAGCCGGTGCGGACATTGTCCACTTTGATGTCATGGACAACCACTACGTGCCCAACCTGACCATCGGCCCGATGGTGTGCAAGGCGCTGCGTGACTACGGTATCACCGCACCCATCGATGCCCATCTGATGGTGAAGCCGGTGGATCACATGATCAGTGAGTTTCTGAAGGCGGGTGCCAGTTATATCACTTTTCATCCGGAAGCTTCCGAGCATATCGACCGTTCGCTACAGATGATCCGCGACAATGGCTGCAAGTCCGGCCTGGTATTCAACCCGGCCACACCGCTGCACTACCTTGACCATGTCATGGACAAGGTCGACATGATTCTGCTGATGTCGGTGAACCCTGGCTTTGGTGGTCAGAAGTTCATTCCTTCCACGCTGGGCAAGCTGCGTCAGGTACGTCAGCGCATCGACGAGAGTGGCTTTGATATCCGTCTGGAAGTGGACGGTGGCGTGGGTATCGGCAATATTGCCGAGATTGCGGCTGCCGGTGCTGACACCTTTGTCGCCGGTTCCGCCATTTTCAATACCGATGACTACGCAGCGACGATTGCGCAGATGCGCGACGAGCTGGCGAAGGTCGCGGGCTGA